The following are encoded in a window of Lacinutrix sp. WUR7 genomic DNA:
- a CDS encoding 30S ribosomal protein THX translates to MGKGDKKTKKGKISKKSYGKTRVKKESSRHFIKPKDFRYWSRERLFFDIGRFDYTATIIFKKNSESFIKYGEMITGILYYTKKERRLLKIKLNSGVKYETDGKTLFTTLIKDRLKEEQINLLFTEGFNNTDILNASSYAYKRNPTYFRKKNKKLEEPLIIKISDDLGNLKSFKMLYQLFRRRIDQSDSLIDFEKLKMMAIQKSLEIVETEPRYIHNEIIEERKIEFAFLVEDVLFDISKITTYSDEVLKNKLELAKKVVNYEFAKAGINPDKPLEIREHLGLYAGLIQIGIRYEDKIIIYGTNPKIILDFKGFMHVVFRHCNFCNIGKYNADKSRIPYELKDIEDLIKTSLHLLEDDINSHFTNNPDQRFSRYGDRLIRFNGNYYEIHINTKGIIETFYNH, encoded by the coding sequence AGGAAAAATATCTAAAAAATCTTACGGTAAAACGAGAGTTAAAAAAGAGAGTTCTAGACATTTTATAAAACCTAAAGACTTTAGATATTGGTCAAGAGAAAGATTGTTTTTTGACATTGGCAGATTTGATTATACTGCAACAATTATATTTAAAAAGAATTCAGAGAGCTTCATTAAATATGGAGAAATGATTACTGGTATATTATATTATACAAAAAAAGAAAGACGCCTTCTTAAAATCAAATTGAATTCAGGAGTTAAATATGAAACAGATGGAAAAACTTTATTTACGACTTTAATAAAAGATCGTTTAAAAGAAGAACAAATTAACTTACTTTTTACTGAAGGATTTAATAACACTGATATTTTAAATGCCAGTTCTTATGCATATAAACGTAATCCAACATATTTCAGAAAGAAAAACAAAAAACTAGAAGAACCATTAATAATAAAAATTTCAGACGATTTAGGTAATCTTAAATCTTTCAAAATGTTATATCAATTATTTCGGAGAAGAATAGACCAATCAGATAGTTTAATTGATTTCGAAAAACTAAAAATGATGGCTATTCAAAAGTCACTTGAGATAGTTGAAACTGAACCAAGGTATATTCATAACGAAATAATAGAAGAAAGAAAAATTGAATTCGCTTTTCTAGTTGAAGATGTCTTATTTGATATTAGTAAAATAACAACTTATTCAGACGAAGTACTTAAAAACAAACTTGAATTAGCGAAAAAAGTCGTTAACTACGAATTTGCAAAAGCTGGCATAAATCCAGACAAACCTCTTGAAATACGAGAACATTTAGGTTTATACGCTGGCTTAATCCAAATTGGAATAAGATATGAAGACAAAATTATTATTTATGGTACAAACCCAAAAATCATATTAGATTTTAAGGGATTTATGCACGTGGTGTTTCGACATTGTAACTTCTGTAACATCGGTAAATATAATGCAGACAAGAGCAGAATACCTTATGAATTAAAGGATATTGAGGATTTAATTAAAACTAGTCTTCATCTTTTAGAAGATGATATTAATAGCCACTTTACAAATAATCCAGATCAAAGGTTTAGTCGATATGGAGATAGGTTAATAAGGTTTAATGGAAATTATTATGAAATTCATATTAACACCAAAGGTATAATAGAAACATTTTACAATCATTAA
- a CDS encoding TrlF family AAA-like ATPase, translating into MENIGAKFLRADLHIHSFGEFGSFDVNDTLMTPFAIVDTAIEKKLSIISITDHNEIQNSHTAIEYAKGKDILVIPGVELSTTQGHLLVYFETYKNLRDFFGNLTISEDKKICNQGIVECLNFAKNYNGFGVLAHIELTSGFEKTIGRFGPPIEEVLKHENLYGLEISSRTSLNFYTDLDESPDRKRLLKLRKEYLGYDDNYTLPKLMSSDSHTLDKLGTNAEGETKLTRFKVDDLNFHSIKIALLTHESRVRLENEVPEMRPIIQSIEIEGGLLDNINIKLSNNLTCIIGSRGAGKSTLLETIRETSGNKSKSTVVDSDVWPQKIKLKYIDEANQIINFTREKNSELQNITDPINGISKVDIETYGQGETADTIQHSDENPKVLIDFLDGFLKLGTKNLEDTELISLLLENQSESKKLRIGLLIFKETEKALKNEQKKLENLQKEKAGELVKFQNALIKERGIRSELINNLNVLIKNYQEILSDDDTFTSFEALEDKDILVGKDFFKKVKEIVSDFSKVVKLKSSELNTELSKKITELKEQLDNWKEKEKSIQAKIDTKKIELQKQGIPFDLGKINQISKDIVDYQKLITKLNLDKKKLKELSTEREVLLTNRIEIKNDIYTERNKFAKKANNDLKNTIDGFFISIKYKKGKFSPNFEALLRSKMDWRNLKKSKLISENLSPFDFVDACKNENKNIFTNIIDDDGNQVISDSEANSIINKTLEDNNFEEYESLRFEDFPSIIVTKSIKEESGEIKYYSKPISQLSLGQQHSVLLGILMLSDSNKPLIIDQPEDNLDSEFIYKTIVKNLRKIKEQRQVIIVTHNANIAVLGDAELIIPLKSTSIKSHVLNSGSIDRLETREICCEILEGGKRAFIQRQDIYGIK; encoded by the coding sequence ATGGAAAATATAGGAGCTAAATTTTTAAGAGCAGATTTACACATTCATTCTTTTGGTGAATTTGGCTCATTTGATGTTAATGATACATTAATGACTCCTTTTGCAATTGTAGATACAGCAATTGAAAAAAAACTTAGTATTATTAGTATAACTGACCATAATGAGATTCAAAATTCTCATACTGCAATAGAATACGCTAAAGGGAAAGATATTTTAGTTATACCAGGTGTTGAATTAAGTACAACTCAAGGACACTTATTAGTTTATTTTGAGACATACAAAAACTTAAGAGACTTTTTCGGAAACTTAACTATTAGTGAGGATAAAAAGATTTGTAATCAAGGCATTGTAGAATGTTTGAACTTCGCAAAAAACTATAATGGATTTGGAGTTCTTGCCCATATAGAATTAACATCTGGATTTGAAAAAACAATTGGACGATTTGGACCACCAATTGAAGAAGTTTTAAAACACGAAAACTTGTATGGTCTAGAGATTAGTTCTAGAACAAGTTTAAATTTTTACACCGATTTAGATGAAAGTCCAGATAGAAAAAGGCTTTTAAAACTTCGAAAAGAATATTTAGGATATGATGACAATTATACCCTTCCAAAATTAATGTCTTCTGATTCACATACATTAGATAAGTTAGGTACAAATGCAGAAGGAGAAACAAAATTAACACGGTTTAAAGTTGATGATTTAAATTTTCATTCAATAAAAATAGCTTTATTAACTCACGAATCAAGAGTAAGATTAGAAAATGAAGTTCCCGAAATGCGTCCAATTATTCAAAGTATAGAAATTGAAGGTGGATTACTTGATAATATTAATATAAAGCTCAGTAATAACCTTACTTGTATTATAGGTAGTAGAGGGGCTGGAAAATCTACATTATTAGAAACAATAAGAGAAACATCAGGAAATAAATCTAAATCAACTGTCGTAGATTCAGATGTTTGGCCTCAAAAAATTAAATTAAAGTATATTGATGAAGCTAATCAAATAATTAATTTTACAAGAGAGAAAAATAGTGAATTACAAAACATCACAGACCCAATAAATGGAATATCTAAAGTTGACATAGAAACTTATGGACAAGGAGAAACAGCCGACACAATTCAACATAGTGACGAAAATCCTAAAGTCTTGATTGATTTTCTAGATGGTTTTTTAAAACTTGGAACTAAGAATTTAGAGGATACCGAATTAATATCTTTATTACTTGAAAACCAAAGTGAATCAAAAAAACTAAGAATTGGATTATTAATTTTTAAAGAAACAGAAAAGGCTTTAAAAAACGAACAAAAGAAACTAGAAAACCTACAAAAAGAAAAGGCAGGTGAATTAGTTAAATTTCAAAATGCTTTGATAAAAGAGCGTGGAATTAGAAGTGAATTAATTAACAACTTGAATGTACTGATTAAAAACTATCAAGAAATACTAAGTGATGATGACACTTTTACAAGTTTTGAAGCTTTAGAAGACAAAGATATTTTAGTTGGTAAAGACTTTTTTAAAAAAGTAAAAGAAATTGTATCTGACTTTTCTAAAGTTGTAAAGTTAAAATCTAGTGAATTAAATACTGAGCTTTCTAAAAAAATAACTGAACTTAAAGAACAACTAGATAATTGGAAAGAAAAGGAAAAGTCAATACAGGCTAAAATAGATACTAAAAAAATCGAATTACAAAAACAAGGAATTCCATTTGATTTAGGTAAAATAAACCAAATTTCTAAAGATATTGTAGATTACCAAAAGCTAATAACTAAATTAAATTTAGACAAGAAAAAACTAAAAGAATTATCTACTGAAAGAGAGGTGCTTTTAACTAATCGAATAGAAATAAAAAATGATATCTATACAGAACGAAATAAGTTTGCAAAAAAGGCAAATAATGATTTAAAAAATACGATTGATGGATTTTTTATTTCAATAAAATATAAAAAAGGGAAATTTTCACCAAATTTCGAAGCTCTTTTAAGGTCAAAAATGGATTGGCGTAATTTAAAAAAATCTAAATTGATTTCTGAAAACTTATCTCCTTTTGATTTTGTAGATGCTTGTAAAAATGAAAACAAAAACATTTTTACTAACATAATTGATGATGATGGTAATCAAGTCATATCAGATTCTGAAGCTAATTCTATAATAAACAAGACTTTAGAAGATAATAATTTTGAAGAATACGAATCGCTTCGTTTTGAAGATTTTCCTTCTATAATAGTTACCAAATCAATAAAAGAAGAAAGTGGTGAAATCAAGTATTATAGCAAACCAATTTCACAATTATCTTTAGGTCAACAACATTCCGTACTATTAGGTATTCTAATGCTTTCAGATAGTAATAAACCTCTAATTATTGACCAACCAGAAGACAATTTAGATAGTGAGTTTATTTATAAAACAATTGTCAAAAATTTAAGAAAAATTAAAGAGCAAAGACAAGTAATCATTGTAACCCACAATGCAAATATTGCTGTATTAGGTGATGCTGAATTAATAATTCCTTTGAAAAGTACAAGTATTAAATCACACGTTTTAAATTCAGGTTCAATCGACAGATTAGAAACAAGGGAAATATGTTGTGAAATATTAGAAGGAGGTAAAAGAGCATTTATTCAAAGACAGGATATTTACGGAATAAAGTAA
- a CDS encoding VOC family protein: MFTFSFNHIAISVKDVDQSMAFYQKVLQLKEVENTASNSKTRWLALGEGKQLHIIPRPKEEVKTNKAVHFALAIADIDTFIQHLNTLRVDYSDWLGTVRKDYVRKDGVQQVYFQDPDGYWIEINNAK, from the coding sequence ATGTTTACATTTTCATTTAATCACATCGCAATTTCGGTAAAGGATGTCGACCAATCGATGGCATTTTATCAAAAAGTATTGCAACTAAAAGAGGTGGAGAATACCGCTTCCAATTCTAAAACGCGATGGCTAGCTTTAGGGGAAGGCAAACAATTACATATTATTCCTAGACCAAAGGAAGAAGTAAAGACCAATAAGGCGGTTCATTTTGCTTTAGCGATAGCCGATATAGATACTTTTATACAGCACTTAAATACTTTGCGCGTAGATTATAGCGACTGGCTTGGAACGGTACGTAAAGACTATGTTCGAAAAGATGGTGTGCAACAAGTATATTTTCAAGATCCAGATGGCTATTGGATAGAAATAAATAATGCAAAATAG
- a CDS encoding NAD-dependent deacylase, which translates to MKHIVVLTGAGISAESGIKTFRDADGLWEGHDVMEVASPQGFLNNPELVLDFYNQRRKQLLEVHPNQAHLDLATLEKNYQVSIITQNVDDLHERAGSTNVIHLHGELLKARSIFNKTDIQEWKTDMLLGDLDAKGHQMRPHIVWFGEAVPMMDKAVAICEAADILMIIGTSMQVYPAASLMDYVPENTATYFIDPKPAIGNNKHLTVIAKPATVGVNEVVNLLKA; encoded by the coding sequence ATGAAACACATTGTAGTATTAACAGGCGCTGGAATAAGTGCCGAAAGCGGTATTAAAACCTTTCGGGATGCCGATGGTTTATGGGAAGGTCACGATGTAATGGAAGTGGCATCACCACAAGGATTTTTAAACAATCCGGAACTGGTTTTAGATTTTTACAACCAACGCAGAAAACAACTTTTAGAAGTTCATCCTAACCAAGCACATTTGGATTTAGCGACTTTAGAAAAAAACTACCAAGTTTCTATCATTACCCAAAATGTAGACGATTTACACGAACGCGCAGGAAGTACTAACGTGATACATTTACATGGCGAATTATTAAAAGCGCGAAGTATCTTTAACAAAACCGATATTCAGGAATGGAAAACCGATATGCTACTTGGTGATTTAGATGCTAAAGGACACCAAATGCGACCACATATTGTTTGGTTTGGTGAAGCGGTACCTATGATGGATAAAGCTGTAGCTATTTGTGAAGCAGCAGATATATTAATGATTATTGGCACCAGTATGCAAGTCTATCCTGCTGCGAGTTTAATGGATTATGTACCAGAAAATACTGCTACTTATTTTATAGACCCAAAACCAGCAATAGGCAATAATAAGCACCTAACGGTTATTGCAAAACCTGCAACGGTTGGTGTAAATGAAGTAGTGAACTTATTAAAGGCTTAA
- a CDS encoding RNA methyltransferase, with protein sequence MTDIKLLEYLETYLTENRRNKFSKVIKQRTKHFTVATEDVYQLHNSSAVMRSCDVFGIQEMNIVEEVNSKTIDREIAMGAQKWVDLNRFHSIKDCIAAVKKNGYQIVATTPHTDDCELQDFDFTKKSCFFFGRETEGLSQEVMDAADSYLKIPMVGFTESLNISVSAAIVLQEVTAKLRRSDIAWQLTEEEQNEKRLDWVKKTIKSYDQIVGRYYEENE encoded by the coding sequence ATGACAGACATAAAACTCCTAGAATATTTAGAAACCTATTTAACCGAAAATCGTAGAAACAAGTTTAGTAAAGTGATTAAACAACGTACTAAGCATTTTACAGTGGCAACAGAAGATGTATACCAATTACATAATTCTAGCGCGGTAATGCGTAGTTGTGATGTTTTTGGGATTCAAGAAATGAATATTGTAGAAGAGGTGAATAGCAAAACGATAGATAGAGAAATTGCAATGGGAGCACAGAAATGGGTGGACCTAAATAGATTTCATTCTATTAAAGATTGCATTGCGGCTGTAAAAAAGAATGGTTATCAAATTGTGGCAACCACTCCACATACCGACGATTGTGAGTTGCAGGATTTCGATTTTACGAAGAAGTCTTGTTTTTTCTTCGGAAGAGAAACCGAAGGTTTAAGCCAAGAAGTTATGGATGCAGCAGATAGCTATTTAAAAATACCAATGGTAGGTTTTACAGAGAGTTTAAATATATCTGTAAGTGCTGCAATTGTTTTGCAAGAAGTAACTGCTAAATTAAGACGAAGTGATATTGCTTGGCAACTTACCGAAGAAGAGCAAAATGAAAAACGCTTGGATTGGGTGAAGAAAACGATTAAAAGTTACGACCAGATTGTAGGTCGTTATTATGAAGAGAATGAATAG
- a CDS encoding endonuclease domain-containing protein: MNKNKIHTKKELQELRTTLRQRLTPAEAYLWNQLKARKFKNKRFTKQHSIGYYIVDFYCAELKLIIELDGEVHNNALQMEKDNERTKYLESLNYKVIRFENRMVFDNLSSIFMEIESHFL; this comes from the coding sequence ATGAATAAAAATAAAATTCATACTAAAAAAGAACTCCAAGAATTAAGAACTACCTTAAGACAAAGGTTAACTCCTGCTGAAGCGTATTTATGGAATCAATTAAAAGCTAGAAAATTCAAAAACAAACGTTTTACAAAACAACATAGTATTGGTTATTATATTGTTGATTTTTATTGTGCAGAACTTAAATTAATCATTGAATTAGATGGAGAAGTTCATAATAATGCTTTACAAATGGAGAAAGATAATGAGAGAACAAAATATTTAGAAAGCCTAAATTACAAAGTAATTAGGTTTGAAAACAGAATGGTATTTGACAATCTATCTTCTATTTTTATGGAAATTGAAAGTCATTTTTTATAA
- a CDS encoding carboxypeptidase-like regulatory domain-containing protein, with translation MKNRFTLFILLLTFTFSQAQDAPTKVIGVVINAADDSTLESVNIVNLTQVIGTTTNEKGAFELRAKANDTLHFSYLGFKSIKVRVTNDWLKYGSSNIALTELALALEEVVVTQFKLTGFLEVDIKNAPKNNSYRYAISGLPSTGYEAGNRSPSAVTKVLGAIFNPADFLFRMFGRQPNEMRKLKKMKQDDEIRSLLATRFDREMLTVLLQVSKVDLDEIISQCNYSKEFINSANDLQILDAISGCYEEYKVLSRSRSGKF, from the coding sequence ATGAAGAACAGGTTTACCTTATTTATTTTATTACTTACCTTTACATTTAGTCAGGCACAAGATGCACCAACTAAAGTAATTGGTGTGGTAATCAATGCTGCTGATGATAGTACTTTAGAAAGCGTAAATATTGTAAATCTTACTCAAGTAATTGGTACTACAACTAATGAAAAAGGAGCATTTGAACTTAGAGCAAAAGCGAATGATACCTTACACTTTTCGTATTTAGGTTTTAAATCTATTAAGGTTAGAGTTACCAATGACTGGTTAAAATATGGAAGTTCTAATATTGCTTTAACAGAATTAGCTTTAGCATTAGAAGAAGTTGTTGTAACACAGTTTAAACTTACAGGTTTTTTGGAAGTAGATATAAAAAATGCTCCAAAAAATAATAGTTACAGATATGCTATTTCTGGTTTACCTAGTACTGGCTATGAAGCTGGAAACCGTTCACCAAGTGCTGTAACCAAAGTATTAGGTGCTATTTTTAATCCTGCCGATTTTCTGTTTAGAATGTTTGGTAGACAGCCTAATGAGATGCGTAAGCTGAAAAAAATGAAGCAAGATGACGAAATAAGAAGTTTACTTGCTACTCGTTTTGACAGAGAAATGCTTACCGTTTTATTACAAGTAAGCAAAGTAGATTTAGATGAAATTATAAGTCAGTGTAACTATTCTAAAGAGTTTATTAACTCTGCTAACGATCTTCAAATACTAGACGCTATTAGCGGATGTTATGAAGAATACAAAGTATTAAGCAGAAGTAGATCTGGAAAGTTTTAA
- a CDS encoding DEAD/DEAH box helicase, protein MSTFQELGLNDLLLQGITDLGFEKPSEVQEKAIPILLNEETDLVALAQTGTGKTAAFGFPMLQKIDVNSRTTQGLILSPTRELCLQIANEMKAYGKHLKGLNVVAIYGGSSITDQAREVKRGAQIIVATPGRMKDMINRRLVDITKIQYSVLDEADEMLNMGFKEDITDILSGTPEDKNTWLFSATMPKEVATIARKFMNEPKEITVGHKNESTNNVSHEYYLVNARDRYQALKRLADANPDIFSVIFCRTKRDTQKVAENLIEDGYSAGALHGDLSQNQRDIVMKQFRSRQIQMLVATDVAARGIDVDDITHVINYQLSDEIETYTHRSGRTGRAGKTGISMVIVSKSEVRRLKSIERIINQKFELKEIPDGMAICEVQLMSLANKIHNTEINHEIDKYLEDINGLFEETTKEELIKKFFSVEFTRFFNYYQKSRIQKVDASRVSDRESSGGNSSDSRYFINVGEKDGFDWMKLKDFLKEILELGRDDVFKVDVKESFSFFNTEKVHQEKIIAFFNDYKHEGRFVNVEVSENRGGGGGRGRGGSRSGGRRDGGGDRRRGGSDKPRGERRSSGRRSEGSGENRSDRRRGSDDSSKTRSKRSDGGDRDKSEFKTSHSRPTRSRR, encoded by the coding sequence ATGAGCACATTCCAAGAATTAGGTCTTAACGATCTATTATTACAAGGTATTACAGATTTAGGTTTTGAAAAACCATCAGAAGTACAAGAAAAAGCAATCCCAATTTTATTAAACGAAGAAACAGATTTAGTTGCGTTAGCGCAAACTGGAACTGGTAAAACAGCAGCGTTTGGTTTTCCTATGTTGCAAAAAATCGATGTAAACAGTCGTACTACTCAAGGTCTTATCTTATCTCCTACTCGTGAGCTTTGTTTGCAAATTGCAAATGAAATGAAAGCATACGGAAAGCATTTAAAAGGCTTAAACGTAGTCGCTATTTATGGTGGTTCTAGTATTACAGATCAAGCACGTGAGGTAAAACGTGGTGCACAAATTATTGTTGCAACACCAGGCCGAATGAAAGATATGATTAACAGAAGATTAGTAGATATTACTAAAATTCAATATTCGGTTTTAGATGAAGCCGATGAGATGTTAAACATGGGTTTTAAAGAGGATATTACAGATATTCTTTCTGGAACACCTGAAGATAAAAATACCTGGTTATTTTCTGCAACCATGCCTAAAGAAGTGGCAACTATAGCAAGAAAATTTATGAACGAACCTAAAGAAATTACGGTTGGTCATAAAAATGAAAGTACCAATAATGTTTCTCACGAATACTACTTAGTAAATGCTCGTGACAGATACCAAGCTTTAAAACGTTTGGCAGATGCGAATCCAGATATCTTTTCCGTAATATTTTGTCGTACCAAAAGAGATACGCAAAAAGTTGCAGAAAACTTAATTGAAGATGGGTATAGCGCAGGAGCTTTACATGGTGATTTATCTCAAAATCAACGTGATATTGTGATGAAACAATTTAGATCTCGTCAAATACAAATGCTTGTTGCAACAGATGTTGCTGCTCGTGGTATTGATGTAGATGATATTACACATGTAATTAACTACCAATTAAGTGATGAAATAGAAACCTATACACATAGATCTGGACGTACAGGACGTGCTGGTAAAACTGGTATTTCTATGGTTATTGTTTCTAAAAGTGAAGTACGTAGATTAAAAAGTATTGAACGTATTATTAACCAAAAATTTGAGTTAAAAGAAATTCCTGACGGAATGGCTATTTGCGAAGTACAGTTAATGTCTTTAGCAAACAAAATACACAATACAGAAATCAATCATGAGATTGATAAGTATTTAGAAGATATCAACGGATTATTTGAAGAAACTACCAAAGAAGAACTTATCAAGAAATTCTTTTCTGTAGAGTTTACACGTTTCTTTAACTACTACCAAAAATCTAGAATTCAGAAAGTAGATGCTTCAAGAGTAAGCGATCGTGAAAGCTCTGGAGGTAACAGCTCTGATTCTCGTTACTTTATTAATGTAGGAGAAAAGGATGGTTTTGACTGGATGAAGTTAAAAGATTTCTTAAAGGAAATATTAGAACTTGGTAGAGATGATGTATTTAAAGTAGATGTAAAAGAGAGTTTTTCATTCTTTAATACAGAAAAAGTACACCAAGAAAAAATAATCGCCTTTTTCAATGATTACAAGCATGAAGGACGTTTTGTAAATGTAGAAGTAAGTGAAAATCGCGGAGGCGGTGGCGGAAGAGGTCGTGGCGGAAGTCGCAGTGGCGGAAGACGTGATGGCGGAGGTGACAGAAGACGTGGAGGATCGGATAAACCAAGAGGTGAAAGACGTTCTAGCGGAAGACGTAGTGAAGGTTCTGGAGAAAACAGAAGTGATAGACGTCGTGGAAGCGATGATAGCTCAAAAACACGTTCTAAAAGAAGTGATGGTGGAGATAGAGATAAAAGCGAATTTAAAACTTCGCATTCACGTCCAACACGCTCTAGACGTTAA
- a CDS encoding Fic family protein — protein sequence MKPPYEITSSILKLITSISEKIGEVNANLLNKPSPKLRKQNRIKTIHSSLKIEGNTLTEEQITALLENKKVIGPKKDVLEVLNAISIYENLDQYNPCNEKSFFKAHKDLMEGLIENSGKYRNQSVGIVKGSKVAHLAPPFRNVTYLMKDLFEYLQKSDEIELIKSCVFHYEMEFIHPFLDGNGRMGRLWQTLILMEKYPIFEFLPFEILISKGQEEYYKALAESDNSGKSTKFIEYMLNVIDISISELLNFNNRTLNEKDRLDYFVSLNKTEFTRKDYMDIFKNISSATASRDLKKGAELNLFKKIGEKNKTIYLLK from the coding sequence ATGAAACCACCTTACGAAATAACATCTTCAATTTTAAAACTAATAACTTCTATCTCGGAGAAAATAGGAGAAGTAAATGCTAATTTACTAAACAAACCTTCCCCTAAATTAAGAAAACAGAATAGAATCAAAACTATTCATTCTTCATTAAAAATAGAAGGAAACACGCTTACCGAAGAACAAATAACGGCACTTTTAGAAAACAAAAAAGTTATTGGTCCTAAAAAAGATGTTTTAGAAGTTTTAAATGCAATTAGTATTTATGAAAATTTAGATCAATATAATCCTTGTAATGAGAAGTCTTTTTTTAAAGCACATAAAGACTTAATGGAAGGTCTGATTGAAAATTCTGGAAAATACAGAAATCAAAGTGTCGGAATTGTAAAAGGTTCAAAAGTTGCGCATTTAGCACCTCCTTTTAGGAATGTTACTTATTTAATGAAAGACCTTTTTGAATACTTGCAAAAGTCAGACGAAATTGAATTAATTAAGAGTTGTGTTTTTCATTACGAAATGGAATTTATACATCCATTTTTGGATGGAAATGGTAGAATGGGAAGATTATGGCAAACCCTAATTTTAATGGAAAAATATCCAATATTTGAGTTTTTACCTTTTGAAATTTTAATTAGTAAAGGACAAGAAGAATATTACAAAGCTTTGGCAGAAAGTGATAATTCAGGAAAATCAACAAAATTTATTGAATATATGTTAAACGTAATTGATATTTCAATAAGTGAGTTATTAAATTTCAATAATCGAACGTTAAATGAAAAAGATAGATTAGACTATTTTGTTTCTTTAAATAAAACTGAATTTACGAGAAAAGATTATATGGATATTTTTAAAAATATTTCTTCAGCAACAGCAAGTAGAGATTTAAAAAAAGGTGCTGAATTAAATTTATTTAAAAAAATAGGAGAAAAAAATAAAACAATTTATCTTTTAAAATAA
- a CDS encoding NAD(P)/FAD-dependent oxidoreductase, with translation MLDYIIIGGAQAGLSMAYHLKILEKEFVVLDGENEIGASWLNRWDSLKLFTPTEYNHLPGLKFDAPKGHYPTKVEVSDYFKTYVETFQIPVQLNTLVTSVRKTEKGFFVTYKDGELQAKNVIVATGPFHIPYTPPCNTKIAKSVLQLHSNYYKGVDQLQEGDALVVGGGDSGYQILNEISKDTSRTVYFSGDTTVRSLPQQILGKTLWWWFTLVGFLSFTKYSWIGKKISNFSQPVIGTDVKEILSRKNVIIKGRTKDALQEVIIFEKSKVSTIKNVIWATGYRPNFTWIEGLELDENSYPKNYRGVSNIDGLYFIGLPWMYTRGSATLGGVSKDASYLASIISKQD, from the coding sequence ATGTTAGATTATATTATAATTGGTGGCGCACAAGCAGGATTATCGATGGCTTACCATTTAAAAATATTAGAAAAGGAGTTTGTAGTACTAGATGGCGAAAATGAAATTGGCGCTTCTTGGTTAAACCGATGGGATTCTTTAAAATTATTTACACCAACCGAATACAATCATTTGCCTGGTTTGAAATTTGATGCGCCAAAAGGACATTATCCGACTAAAGTAGAGGTAAGTGATTATTTTAAAACGTATGTAGAAACCTTCCAAATCCCGGTGCAGCTAAATACCTTAGTTACTTCCGTAAGGAAAACAGAGAAAGGTTTTTTTGTGACGTATAAAGATGGCGAATTACAAGCCAAAAATGTCATTGTTGCCACAGGACCATTTCATATTCCATACACACCGCCTTGTAATACTAAAATAGCCAAAAGCGTACTGCAGTTGCATAGTAATTATTATAAAGGAGTAGATCAATTGCAAGAAGGAGATGCTTTGGTAGTTGGAGGCGGAGATTCTGGATATCAAATTTTAAATGAAATTTCTAAAGATACATCCAGAACCGTTTATTTTTCTGGAGATACTACCGTACGATCTTTACCACAGCAAATTTTGGGTAAAACCTTATGGTGGTGGTTTACGCTAGTCGGTTTTTTAAGTTTTACTAAATACAGTTGGATAGGGAAAAAAATCAGTAATTTTTCACAACCCGTTATTGGTACCGATGTGAAAGAAATTCTTTCTAGAAAAAATGTTATCATTAAAGGAAGAACCAAAGACGCATTACAAGAAGTAATTATTTTTGAAAAGTCGAAAGTGTCTACTATTAAAAATGTTATTTGGGCTACAGGTTATCGTCCGAATTTTACATGGATTGAAGGATTAGAACTGGATGAGAATAGCTATCCTAAAAATTATAGAGGCGTAAGTAATATTGATGGTTTGTATTTTATTGGATTGCCTTGGATGTACACACGCGGATCTGCAACTTTAGGAGGTGTATCTAAAGATGCTAGTTATTTGGCAAGTATAATAAGCAAGCAGGATTAA